One window of the SAR202 cluster bacterium genome contains the following:
- the lipB gene encoding lipoyl(octanoyl) transferase LipB translates to MDLCHVAHLGLIEYHHAWDLQKHLVDQVSRAQRPNTLLLLQHPHVYTLGRRGQRQDILLDEARLQTLGVQVVESDRGGQVTYHGPGQLVAYPIVNLRDWGGPLKYVRTLEQVMISTLADYGLQATLIPGLTGVWVKDAKIGAIGVKISRGVAHHGLALNVSPDLSYFQHIIPCGITDKSVASMQALLGKPVSLEDVAYTLQFHFGRLMSLRMLEIDPIKEGLQPQSASRS, encoded by the coding sequence ATGGATCTCTGCCACGTCGCCCACCTCGGCCTAATCGAATACCACCATGCCTGGGACCTCCAAAAACACCTCGTAGACCAGGTCTCCCGCGCCCAGCGGCCCAACACCCTCCTCCTCCTCCAACACCCCCACGTCTACACCCTTGGCCGACGAGGCCAGCGACAGGACATCCTCTTAGATGAAGCGCGCCTCCAAACCCTCGGCGTCCAGGTCGTCGAGTCCGACCGCGGCGGCCAGGTCACCTACCACGGCCCCGGCCAGCTCGTCGCCTACCCCATCGTCAACCTGCGAGACTGGGGCGGCCCCCTTAAATACGTCCGCACCCTTGAGCAGGTCATGATCAGCACCCTCGCCGACTACGGCCTCCAGGCCACCCTCATCCCAGGCCTCACCGGCGTCTGGGTCAAAGACGCCAAAATCGGCGCCATCGGCGTCAAAATCAGCCGGGGCGTCGCCCACCACGGCCTCGCCCTCAACGTCTCCCCCGACCTCTCCTACTTCCAGCACATTATCCCCTGCGGCATTACCGATAAAAGTGTTGCCTCCATGCAGGCCCTTCTAGGCAAACCCGTCTCCCTGGAAGACGTAGCCTACACCCTTCAGTTCCACTTCGGCCGCCTCATGTCCCTCCGCATGCTGGAAATCGACCCAATAAAAGAAGGACTTCAACCACAAAGCGCCAGCCGTTCATGA
- a CDS encoding aldo/keto reductase, whose amino-acid sequence MATKQKTGKMRQRSLRNLKVSSIGMGSAQTYDVYKDEDIAVRRQIMDACIDEGVTLIDTSPMYGRAEEVIGKVIEGRRDKFQLATKVWAAGKETGRAQIARSFELMKTDHIELIQIHNLVDWETHLPYLEKLKSEGKIDLIGITYGYPDMLPEMMRIMKTKRVDTIQVSYNLKDRAVEKEVIPLAADLGMGVLVMRPTGKGSLATGLKRQPDIGPLAEFGIQTWGQAALAWLLADPRIGVPIPATTKPSRIAENALPGKIAPLPKEMRDYIEKETARCS is encoded by the coding sequence ATGGCCACTAAACAAAAAACCGGCAAAATGCGACAGCGCAGCCTCCGAAACCTGAAAGTCAGCTCCATCGGCATGGGCAGCGCCCAGACCTACGACGTCTATAAGGACGAGGACATCGCCGTCCGACGCCAGATCATGGACGCCTGCATCGACGAGGGCGTCACCCTCATCGACACCTCCCCCATGTACGGTCGCGCCGAGGAGGTCATCGGCAAGGTCATCGAAGGCCGCCGCGACAAGTTCCAGCTCGCCACCAAGGTCTGGGCCGCCGGCAAGGAGACTGGCCGCGCCCAAATCGCCCGCTCCTTCGAGTTGATGAAGACCGACCACATTGAGCTTATCCAGATTCATAACCTCGTCGACTGGGAAACCCACCTTCCCTATCTCGAAAAGCTCAAGTCCGAAGGCAAAATCGACCTCATCGGCATCACCTACGGCTACCCCGACATGCTGCCCGAAATGATGCGTATCATGAAAACCAAGCGCGTCGATACCATCCAGGTCTCCTACAACCTCAAGGATCGCGCCGTCGAAAAAGAGGTCATCCCCCTGGCCGCCGATCTGGGCATGGGCGTCCTGGTCATGCGGCCCACCGGCAAAGGCTCCCTCGCCACCGGCCTCAAGCGCCAGCCCGACATCGGCCCCCTGGCCGAGTTCGGCATCCAGACCTGGGGCCAGGCCGCCCTCGCCTGGCTTCTCGCAGACCCACGCATCGGCGTCCCCATTCCCGCCACCACCAAACCCTCCCGCATCGCTGAAAACGCCCTCCCAGGCAAAATCGCCCCCCTCCCCAAAGAGATGCGCGACTACATAGAAAAGGAAACCGCCCGCTGCTCCTAA